A window of the Dioscorea cayenensis subsp. rotundata cultivar TDr96_F1 chromosome 14, TDr96_F1_v2_PseudoChromosome.rev07_lg8_w22 25.fasta, whole genome shotgun sequence genome harbors these coding sequences:
- the LOC120276115 gene encoding uncharacterized protein LOC120276115 codes for MARRAPVTPQEIAARIAEVRMRGTDSGGSPSRGEESEDLSKAIIPYVSPQDDDSSSRIAKTGTSSQDVPTGVQDRDDLLRWVRESFLRAYVQGTEEDEQEDSTTIPDVEGSGNQQVRGEDAAEEEANPEQAEEDANEKGTYAPTSAEEEVAAIFSEVLGNIHQNIDIAGDTEHVTVQVTTSPATSESSYSSDEIPLKDRVTQIAEGKKAVSEKKALSRKKSQKKKEKVKDNDEDKFLDKVSKKKFKTIVERGLIVERVIDKGAFEKHGLTELLQERSLYKSATFVESYSLSLVQEFYSNLSPSDKGISKVHIRGKWIPFTPTHLNRFLEFKPEVKGNYEEGFELNEEALKEITGGRTESWGEESRLPASTLTAKYNGLFKLGIQNWLPVPHNSSIVKELAMLLFAIGTSNKFNLGRLIFQDIVKEADCTSSSTSLAYPTLLSQYLLHYEYNSGREKQSRQ; via the exons ATGGCCCGCCGTGCTCCTGTAACCCCACAAGAAATTGCTGCCCGAATTGCGGAAGTAAGGATGAGAGGGACTGATTCAGGAGGAAGCCCATCAAGAGGAGAAGAATCAGAAGATCTATCAAAAGCAATCATCCCCTATGTCTCCCCTCAGGATGATGATTCATCTAGCAGAATAGCAAAAACAGGAACATCGTCACAGGATGTGCCTACAGGTGTTCAAGACAGAGATGATCTCTTGAGATGGGTGCGTGAGTCTTTTCTAAGAGCTTACGTTCAGGGaacagaagaagatgaacaggaGGACTCCACTACTATTCCAGATGTAGAAGGTTCGGGAAATCAACAGGTTAGGGGTGAAGATGCtgcagaagaagaagcaaacccagAACAAGCAGAAGAAGATGCCAATGAAAAAGGTACATATGCTCCCACGAGTGCTGAAGAAGAGGTTGCTGCTATATTTAGTGAGGTTCTTGGAAATATTCACCAGAATATCGATATAGCTGGAGACACAGAACATGTTACTGTACAGGTTACAACATCCCCTGCAACATCAGAAAGTTCATATAGTTCTGATGAGATCCCACTCAAAGATCGTGTCACCCAGATTGCTGAAGGGAAGAAAGCAGTGTCTGAGAAGAAGGCCCTGTCAAGGAAGAAATcccagaagaagaaggagaag GTTAAAGACAATGATGAAGACAAGTTTCTAGATAAAGTTTCGAAGAAGAAATTCAAGACCATTGTTGAAAGAGGGCTTATTGTTGAAAGGGTGATAGATAAAGGAGCTTTTGAGAAGCATGGGTTAACTGAGCTGCTGCAAGAAAGAAGTTTATACAAGTCTGCAACATTTGTCGAAAGCTACAGTTTGTCATTGGTCCAAGAGTTTTACAGCAATTTGTCACCATCTGACAAGGGCATCTCCAAAGTCCACATTCGGGGAAAGTGGATTCCTTTTACCCCAACTCATCTGAACAGATTTTTGGAGTTTAAACCTGAAGTAAAAGGCAACTATGAAGAGGGGTTTGAGCTGAATGAGGAGGCTCTGAAAGAGATTACTGGAGGAAGAACTGAGTCATGGGGAGAAGAGTCAAGACTTCCAGCCTCCACTCTTACAGCCAAGTACAATGGTTTGTTTAAACTTGGCATTCAGAATTGGTTACCAGTCCCACACAACTCCAGTATAGTAAAAGAGCTCGCAATGTTATTGTTTGCTATTGGAACTAGCAATAAGTTCAATCTGGGAAGGCTAATCTTCCAGGATATTGTAAAAGAAGCTGACTGTACAAGCTCCTCAACATCACTTGCATATCCTACACTGCTGTCGCAGTATTTGTTACACTATGAGTACAACTCAGGAAGGGAGAAGCAGTCACGGCAGTGA
- the LOC120276290 gene encoding alcohol dehydrogenase: MAFFSSTSRAILRRLSSNRYALTPGRALSSSAVDTSGYHVSGGPSFMRGTVFWEPNKPLTIEDFHMPRPKSGEVLIKTKACGVCHSDLHVMKGELPFSSPCVVGHEITGEVVEHGAHTDSGIVKRFPIGGHVVGAFIMPCGNCFFCVKGQEDLCEAFFAYNRARGTLYDGETRLFLRSNGKPVYMYSMGGLAEYCVVPANALAVLPNSLPYSESAILGCAVFTAYGAMRHAAELRAGDSVAVIGVGGVGSSCLQIARAFGASEIIAVDVLDEKLHSAKLLGATHTINAMKEDVVDQIKEITGGMGVDVAIEALGKASTFAQCTKSVRDGGKAVIIGLAATNVVGEVDITRLVRRQVKIIGSYGARARQDLPQVVKLAEAGTFDLQNTVSRKCQFEEANQAFEDLNHGKIVGRAVVEIM, encoded by the exons ATGGCGTTTTTCTCCTCCACCTCCCGTGCTATCCTTCGGCGTCTTTCCAGCAATCGCTATGCTCTTACCCCTGGTCGAGCTCTTTCCTCCTCTGCTGTTGACACCAGTGGCTACCACGTCAGTGGTGGCCCGTCCTTCATGCGCGGCACGGTGTTCTGGGAGCCCAACAAGCCGCTCACAATCGAGGACTTCCACATGCCCCGACCCAAATCTGGAGAGGTCCTGATTAAGACAAAAG CATGTGGAGTCTGTCATTCTGATCTTCATGTCATGAAAGGCGAACTTCCATTTTCTAGCCCTTGCGTTGTGGGCCATGAGATCACCGGAGAGGTTGTTGAACATGGTGCCCACACTGATAGTGGGATTGTGAAAAG GTTTCCCATTGGGGGTCATGTGGTCGGAGCATTTATTATGCCTTGTGGTAATTGCTTCTTTTGTGTAAAG ggCCAAGAAGATCTTTGTGAGGCATTCTTTGCATATAACCGAGCAAGAGGAACACTTTATGATGGTGAAACCCGATTGTTTTTGCGTAGCAATG GAAAGCCTGTGTACATGTACAGTATGGGTGGTCTTGCTGAATACTGTGTTGTGCCTGCTAATGCATTAGCAGTTCTCCCTAACTCACTGCCCTATTCTGAATCAGCTATTCTAGGTTGTGCAGTCTTCACTGCTTATGGTGCTATGAGACATGCAGCTGAGCTGCGTGCTGGTGATTCTGTTGCTGTCATTGGTGTTGGTGGTGTTGGGTCAAG TTGCTTGCAAATAGCACGAGCTTTTGGGGCATCCGAGATTATTGCTGttgatgttcttgatgaaaagcTTCACAGTGCAAAATTGCTTGGAGCTACTCACACTATAAATGCAATGAAGGAGGATGTTGTTGATCAAATCAAG GAAATTACTGGAGGAATGGGGGTAGATGTAGCTATCGAAGCATTGGGGAAGGCATCAACTTTTGCACAATGCACAAAAAGTGTACGAGATGGAGGAAAAGCTGTGATAATAGGCCTTGCAGCAACTAATGTTGTGGGTGAGGTAGACATTACCCGCCTTGTTCGCAGACAG GTGAAGATTATCGGATCATATGGTGCGAGAGCAAGACAAGATCTTCCGCAAGTAGTTAAGCTTGCGGAGGCTGGCACATTTGACCTACAAAATACTGTTTCAAGAAAATGCCAATTTGAGGAAGCAAACCAAGCTTTTGAGGATCTGAACCATGGAAAAATTGTTGGCCGAGCAGTGGTTGAGATAATGTAG